One part of the Saprospiraceae bacterium genome encodes these proteins:
- a CDS encoding TIGR02757 family protein: MQTIQLKTYLEAQIEKFNSISFIPNDPISIPHQFQLKQDIEIIGFWIAVLSWGNRKSIIQSGSRLIAFMEGSPYQFILHHQEKDRQPFESFVHRTFNGEDAFYFLEFFQNYYRTNASLETAFSNGLSVDDLHVGKALIHFRKEFIAYTNPPRRTLKHISSPESNSRCKRLLMFLRWMVRKDNKGVDFGIWETIKTAQLLMPLDVHVEKIARKLGMLQRKQSDWKAVLELSSRCTELDPNDPVKYDFALFGLGLLEKEAFS, from the coding sequence TTGCAAACAATTCAATTAAAGACTTATCTCGAGGCTCAAATAGAAAAATTTAATTCTATTTCATTTATTCCAAATGATCCGATTTCTATACCACATCAATTTCAGCTAAAGCAAGATATTGAAATTATCGGTTTTTGGATTGCAGTATTATCCTGGGGTAATCGCAAATCGATAATTCAAAGTGGTAGCAGACTCATAGCGTTCATGGAAGGAAGTCCTTATCAATTTATTTTACATCATCAGGAAAAGGATCGACAGCCATTTGAATCTTTTGTGCATCGGACATTTAATGGCGAGGATGCGTTTTATTTTTTAGAATTTTTTCAAAATTATTACCGCACGAATGCATCATTGGAAACTGCTTTTTCGAATGGCTTAAGCGTTGATGATCTGCATGTAGGAAAGGCATTGATTCATTTTAGGAAGGAATTTATTGCATATACAAATCCACCTAGAAGAACACTAAAACATATTTCAAGTCCGGAATCAAATTCCAGATGTAAGCGTCTGCTGATGTTTTTAAGATGGATGGTAAGAAAAGATAATAAAGGAGTTGATTTTGGAATCTGGGAAACTATTAAAACTGCACAATTATTAATGCCTTTAGACGTTCATGTGGAGAAAATTGCCAGAAAATTAGGAATGCTTCAACGGAAACAATCTGATTGGAAAGCTGTTTTGGAATTAAGTAGTCGTTGTACAGAATTGGACCCAAATGACCCGGTAAAATATGATTTTGCTTTATTTGGGTTAGGATTGTTGGAAAAGGAAGCATTTTCTTGA
- a CDS encoding insulinase family protein has protein sequence MRKLLILLLLASFVGSGYSQATKMKKKPQTTTTKAKSSKPDYSSLPPGITKGASVEGITEYFLPNGLQILLYPDQSKQTVTVNITYKVGSRHEGYGETGMAHLLEHMVFKGTPNHPDIPNELSKHGARPNGTTWYDRTNYFETFAATDENLNWALDLESDRMVNSFIAKKHLDTEMSVVRNEFEMGENDPTGILMERVLSTAYLWHNYGKSTIGARADIEKVPIERLQGFYKKYYQPDNAVLMVAGKIDEKKTIWLVHQYFSKIPKPKRELIPTYTEEPTQDGERNVNLKRVGDVQALACMYHIPPGSHPDAAAVDILTDIMTIEPSGRLYKALVETKKASSQFGWCATLKEPGFVYFGAQVRKENSLEEARTIMLKTLDDITTNPPTIEEVNRARNKQIKDFELVLRNTESVGRGISEYIGMGDWRLAFIYRDNIRKVTPEDVQRVALTYFKPDNRTIGMFLPEAKPNRAEIPNAPDIAAMVKSYKGDPIVAQGEEFEPSPSNIESRTHRGQEPNSIKYAFLPKATKGNVVNANITLRFGDENSLRGKNSISNFTASMLDRGTATKSRQQIKDEFDKLKARVGFYGGGSAVNVSIQTTKDNLPAVLELVNEVLKQPAFNEKEFEELRNEELAGIEEQKSDPQALVSNAINRHLNPYPKDDVRYVKTIEEELQAIKDAKLEDCKKFHQDFYGANSATISVVGDFDEAQIKTIVSKQLGNWKSITPYKRMADNYVAVPSVNENIETPDKANAMFLAGMNLNLRDDDPDYPALILGNYILGGGFLNSRLATRIRQKEGISYGVGSQLYADAQDKNGGFMIYAIYAPENRDKLEVAYKEELEKMLKDGFTEQEIKDAKSGYLQSRKVSRSQDNALSGTLNSMLNIGRTMKFTEDFESKVESLTSDQINAALRKHIDISKLSVFKGGDFANKLKKP, from the coding sequence ATGCGTAAATTGCTCATTCTCTTATTATTAGCTTCATTTGTTGGCTCTGGTTATAGTCAGGCAACTAAAATGAAGAAGAAACCCCAGACGACTACCACAAAAGCAAAGTCAAGCAAACCTGATTATTCAAGTCTACCACCCGGAATTACGAAAGGCGCTTCCGTAGAAGGAATTACAGAATATTTTTTGCCCAATGGGCTCCAAATATTATTGTATCCTGATCAATCTAAACAAACAGTAACTGTAAATATTACTTATAAAGTTGGTTCCCGACATGAAGGATATGGAGAAACGGGTATGGCCCATTTATTGGAACATATGGTTTTTAAAGGCACCCCAAATCATCCAGATATTCCAAATGAACTTTCAAAGCATGGTGCCCGTCCGAATGGCACTACCTGGTATGACCGAACCAATTATTTTGAAACATTTGCAGCTACAGATGAAAATTTAAATTGGGCCTTAGATTTAGAATCTGATCGGATGGTTAATTCATTTATTGCAAAAAAACATTTGGATACAGAAATGTCTGTTGTACGAAATGAATTTGAAATGGGGGAAAATGATCCTACCGGAATTTTAATGGAGCGTGTTTTATCTACTGCTTATTTATGGCATAACTATGGTAAATCTACAATCGGCGCACGTGCTGATATAGAAAAAGTACCGATAGAAAGACTACAAGGTTTTTACAAAAAATATTATCAACCAGATAATGCCGTTTTAATGGTTGCTGGAAAAATAGATGAAAAGAAAACAATTTGGTTGGTGCATCAGTATTTTTCTAAAATTCCAAAACCAAAACGCGAATTAATTCCAACCTATACGGAAGAACCGACTCAGGATGGAGAGCGGAATGTTAATTTAAAAAGGGTAGGTGACGTACAAGCATTAGCCTGTATGTATCATATTCCACCGGGATCTCATCCAGATGCTGCAGCTGTGGATATACTTACAGATATTATGACTATTGAACCTTCCGGAAGATTGTATAAAGCACTCGTTGAAACTAAAAAAGCATCCAGCCAGTTTGGTTGGTGTGCAACATTAAAAGAACCAGGTTTTGTATATTTTGGTGCACAAGTGCGCAAAGAAAATTCTTTGGAAGAAGCCAGAACCATTATGCTTAAAACACTGGATGATATAACCACCAATCCACCAACCATTGAAGAAGTGAATAGAGCGCGAAATAAGCAAATTAAAGATTTTGAATTAGTATTAAGAAATACAGAATCTGTAGGTCGCGGCATTAGTGAATATATTGGTATGGGCGATTGGAGATTAGCTTTTATATATCGCGATAACATTCGAAAGGTCACACCGGAAGATGTGCAGCGTGTTGCCTTGACGTATTTTAAACCAGATAACAGAACGATTGGAATGTTCTTACCTGAAGCAAAACCAAATCGCGCAGAAATACCAAATGCACCAGATATTGCCGCTATGGTAAAATCTTATAAAGGAGACCCAATTGTGGCTCAAGGCGAAGAGTTTGAACCTTCACCATCTAATATTGAAAGCAGAACGCACCGTGGTCAGGAACCAAATTCTATAAAATATGCTTTCTTGCCAAAAGCTACGAAAGGCAATGTGGTGAATGCCAATATTACCTTGCGATTTGGAGATGAAAATAGTTTGAGAGGCAAAAACTCGATCAGCAATTTTACAGCTTCGATGTTGGATAGGGGAACAGCAACGAAATCCCGTCAGCAAATCAAAGATGAATTTGATAAATTAAAAGCACGTGTTGGATTTTATGGAGGAGGAAGTGCAGTCAATGTAAGTATACAAACGACGAAAGATAATTTACCAGCAGTTTTAGAATTAGTAAATGAAGTTTTGAAACAACCAGCATTTAATGAAAAGGAATTTGAAGAATTGAGAAATGAGGAATTAGCTGGTATTGAAGAGCAAAAGTCAGATCCTCAAGCATTAGTAAGTAATGCAATTAATCGCCATTTAAATCCATATCCAAAGGATGATGTACGTTATGTAAAAACGATTGAAGAAGAATTGCAAGCTATTAAAGACGCGAAATTGGAAGATTGCAAAAAATTTCACCAAGATTTTTATGGAGCAAACAGTGCTACCATTTCAGTTGTAGGAGATTTTGATGAAGCTCAAATTAAAACGATTGTCAGTAAGCAATTAGGAAACTGGAAAAGTATTACACCTTATAAACGAATGGCAGATAATTATGTAGCGGTTCCTTCGGTGAATGAAAATATTGAAACACCAGATAAAGCAAATGCTATGTTTTTGGCAGGCATGAATTTGAATTTACGCGATGATGATCCGGATTATCCAGCATTAATATTAGGTAATTATATTTTAGGTGGTGGCTTCTTAAATAGCCGTTTAGCAACCCGTATTCGTCAGAAAGAAGGGATTAGTTATGGTGTTGGATCCCAATTGTATGCGGATGCGCAAGATAAAAATGGTGGATTCATGATTTATGCAATTTATGCTCCTGAAAACAGAGATAAATTAGAAGTAGCTTATAAAGAAGAGTTAGAAAAAATGTTGAAAGATGGATTTACAGAACAAGAAATTAAAGATGCGAAATCGGGTTATCTGCAATCCAGAAAAGTGAGTCGTTCACAAGATAATGCACTTTCAGGAACCTTGAACTCCATGTTAAATATTGGTCGTACGATGAAGTTTACGGAAGACTTTGAATCCAAAGTTGAAAGTTTGACTTCAGATCAAATAAATGCAGCTTTAAGAAAACATATTGATATCAGTAAATTAAGTGTTTTTAAAGGAGGTGATTTTGCTAATAAATTGAAGAAACCATAA
- a CDS encoding DUF4783 domain-containing protein, which yields MNHLKIILIVFLSQIVSAQTKSTVFEAIRKTDMTVLGELFDRKIEYCFDNQIEILEKSAALKAVKAFLDRNVPKSMTPMHKGSSKAEDSNFAIAILETTTGKKFRIYVYAENSGGKLLVQELRIDKQE from the coding sequence ATGAACCACTTAAAAATCATATTGATTGTATTTCTTAGCCAAATTGTGTCGGCACAAACTAAATCCACCGTATTTGAAGCAATTCGAAAAACAGATATGACGGTATTAGGAGAATTATTTGATAGAAAAATAGAATATTGCTTTGACAATCAAATTGAAATCCTTGAAAAATCTGCAGCTTTAAAAGCTGTAAAAGCATTTCTAGATCGAAATGTACCGAAATCTATGACCCCAATGCATAAAGGGAGTTCTAAAGCAGAAGATTCCAATTTTGCAATTGCAATCCTGGAAACAACTACAGGTAAAAAATTTAGAATCTATGTATATGCAGAAAATTCAGGCGGCAAATTATTGGTGCAGGAACTTCGCATCGATAAACAAGAGTAA
- a CDS encoding 2,3-bisphosphoglycerate-independent phosphoglycerate mutase: protein MFKRSFLIILDGWGIGSKPESDAIAQANTPFFDHLIQKYPHSTLVTHGLNVGLPDGQMGNSEVGHLNLGAGRIVYQDLAKINKSISDKQFEKNPELINLARYCNQNQKACHLIGMLSDGGVHSHILHLKAIIEALEVQNVQEIYIHAILDGRDTDPHSGFNFLKDLENFLIGRKAIISTIIGRYYAMDRDHRWERTQKAYELYVHGKGQHVISALAAIEKSYADKITDEFVNAFKIGDLEQGLIKDGDAVLCINFRTDRLRQLTQVLSQEDLPQFGMKKKALYFVTMARYDNSFDNIQVLFDKEDLRNTLGETLSRYGMTQLRIAETEKYPHVSFFFSGGREKAFSGEKRILIPSPKVATYDLQAEMSAVEVTDHVIQEIDASLPDFICLNYANADMVGHTGVFNAELIAVETVDRCLARLIPVALANAYACIILADHGNGEYMINEDGTPNTAHTKNPVPCILITNASDLKINNGILADIAPTILKLMALPIPVEMDGNSLIIKS, encoded by the coding sequence GTGTTTAAACGAAGTTTTTTAATTATTCTGGATGGATGGGGAATTGGTTCGAAGCCAGAATCTGATGCTATTGCGCAAGCGAATACTCCATTTTTTGATCATTTAATACAGAAATACCCTCATAGTACCTTGGTTACGCATGGTTTGAATGTAGGTTTGCCAGACGGTCAAATGGGGAATTCTGAAGTCGGACATTTAAATTTAGGTGCTGGGCGTATTGTTTATCAGGATTTGGCAAAAATTAATAAGTCAATCAGCGATAAACAATTTGAAAAAAATCCGGAACTGATAAATTTAGCAAGGTATTGCAATCAAAATCAGAAAGCCTGTCACTTGATAGGAATGCTTTCAGATGGCGGGGTTCATAGTCATATTTTGCATCTAAAAGCAATAATAGAAGCATTGGAAGTTCAAAATGTTCAAGAGATTTATATCCATGCAATATTAGATGGAAGAGATACAGATCCTCACAGTGGCTTTAATTTTTTAAAAGATTTAGAAAATTTCCTGATTGGAAGGAAAGCTATCATTTCCACGATCATCGGACGTTATTATGCAATGGATCGCGATCATCGTTGGGAACGCACCCAAAAAGCATATGAATTATATGTTCATGGGAAAGGACAACACGTAATTTCAGCGCTTGCTGCTATTGAAAAAAGTTATGCAGATAAAATTACCGATGAATTTGTAAATGCTTTTAAAATAGGCGATTTAGAGCAAGGATTAATTAAAGATGGGGATGCCGTTTTGTGTATTAATTTCAGAACAGACCGATTAAGACAGTTGACTCAAGTGTTAAGCCAAGAAGATCTTCCTCAATTTGGCATGAAAAAGAAAGCATTGTATTTCGTTACCATGGCGCGTTACGATAATTCATTTGATAACATACAAGTTTTGTTTGATAAAGAAGATCTGAGAAATACCTTAGGTGAAACATTGTCCAGATATGGAATGACGCAGTTGCGAATAGCAGAAACGGAGAAATATCCTCATGTAAGTTTTTTCTTTTCTGGTGGTAGAGAAAAAGCGTTCAGTGGAGAAAAGCGAATTTTAATTCCTTCTCCAAAAGTTGCCACTTATGATTTACAAGCAGAGATGAGCGCAGTGGAAGTTACCGATCACGTAATCCAGGAAATAGATGCCAGTTTGCCTGATTTTATTTGCCTTAATTATGCAAATGCAGATATGGTAGGACATACGGGTGTTTTTAATGCAGAATTAATAGCTGTAGAAACCGTTGATCGCTGTCTCGCTAGATTAATTCCTGTTGCATTAGCAAATGCCTATGCCTGTATTATTTTGGCAGATCATGGAAACGGAGAATATATGATAAATGAAGATGGTACGCCAAACACTGCGCATACAAAGAATCCGGTTCCTTGTATCCTGATTACAAATGCGAGTGATTTGAAAATAAATAATGGAATCCTTGCTGATATTGCTCCAACTATTCTAAAATTAATGGCTTTACCAATACCCGTAGAAATGGATGGCAATTCATTAATTATTAAATCTTAA
- the nadA gene encoding quinolinate synthase NadA gives MIETDVLIRLKSQLSENGFLDITVDPQLDLFEEIRKLKKEKNAVVLAHYYQDPDIQDIADFVGDSLQLSQEAARTKAAMIAFAGVHFMAETAKILSPQKKVVIPDLKAGCSLSDSCPPALFAKFKEKYPDHIVVSYVNCTAEIKTLTDICCTSSNAVHIVNSIPKDKGIIFAPDKNLAAYVEKITGRSMIKWDGACMVHEIFSREKITKLKIKHPEAKIIAHPECEEPVLALADYIGSTSGLLKFIQTDPAHSFIVATESGILHQMQLKCPEKTFIPAPPNNLCACNECPHMKRNTLEKLYLCLKYESPEIHLSEYVIKNARKSIDKMLEISAQAGL, from the coding sequence ATGATAGAAACGGATGTACTTATTAGACTAAAAAGTCAGCTTTCTGAGAATGGATTTTTAGATATTACAGTAGATCCTCAATTAGATTTATTTGAGGAAATACGCAAATTAAAAAAAGAAAAAAATGCGGTTGTTCTGGCGCATTATTATCAGGATCCAGATATTCAGGATATTGCCGATTTTGTTGGCGATAGCTTACAATTATCACAAGAAGCGGCTCGAACAAAAGCAGCTATGATTGCATTTGCCGGTGTCCATTTTATGGCAGAAACTGCAAAAATTTTATCGCCGCAAAAAAAAGTTGTGATTCCAGATTTGAAAGCTGGTTGTTCTTTATCCGATTCTTGTCCGCCAGCTCTATTTGCAAAATTTAAAGAAAAATATCCAGATCATATAGTAGTAAGTTATGTGAACTGTACAGCCGAAATAAAAACCTTAACAGATATTTGTTGCACGTCTTCAAATGCAGTTCATATTGTAAATAGTATTCCAAAAGATAAGGGAATTATATTTGCACCCGACAAAAATTTAGCAGCTTATGTGGAAAAAATAACGGGAAGATCCATGATAAAATGGGATGGAGCTTGTATGGTTCATGAAATATTTTCAAGAGAAAAAATTACCAAATTAAAGATTAAACATCCTGAAGCTAAAATTATAGCGCATCCAGAGTGTGAAGAACCTGTATTAGCTTTAGCAGATTACATTGGTTCCACGAGCGGATTATTGAAGTTCATTCAAACAGATCCAGCCCATTCATTTATTGTTGCAACAGAAAGTGGAATTCTTCATCAAATGCAATTAAAGTGCCCGGAAAAGACCTTTATTCCTGCGCCACCTAATAATTTATGTGCTTGCAACGAATGCCCTCATATGAAGCGAAACACCCTTGAAAAATTATACCTTTGCTTGAAATATGAGAGCCCTGAAATACACTTGTCAGAATATGTGATTAAAAATGCAAGGAAAAGCATAGACAAAATGTTGGAAATTTCAGCACAGGCAGGTTTATAA
- a CDS encoding outer membrane beta-barrel protein, which produces MQFKILIYSSLFLFLPLLSMSQKGFELGAWLGAAHYFGDLNNLYRLNEPGVAGGLIGRYNYNTRVSTRLQLNYMRIRGNDSKSSNAFDLRRNLSFFSDIIEVAPSMEFNFFTLKHGSKDNYITPYMYAGFSVFYFSPKTHYNGELISLRTLGTEGQIPGQEYNEISTSWLIGGGVKMDVSANWSINVDLGYRAARTDFLDDVSGFYPDYTELRANRGDLAVELSDRSIAGTDQSKIGVSGSQRGDSKEKDAFVSFGINLLYYFGRLRCPEISTPRY; this is translated from the coding sequence ATGCAGTTTAAAATTTTAATTTATAGTTCACTTTTCTTGTTTTTGCCTTTGCTTTCAATGAGCCAAAAAGGTTTTGAGCTTGGAGCCTGGCTTGGTGCAGCGCATTATTTTGGGGATCTAAATAATTTATATCGTTTAAATGAACCAGGTGTAGCTGGAGGTTTAATTGGCAGGTATAATTATAATACCCGAGTATCTACCCGATTGCAATTAAATTATATGAGAATCCGTGGGAATGATTCTAAATCAAGTAATGCATTTGATCTGCGTAGGAATCTGAGTTTTTTTTCTGATATTATCGAAGTAGCTCCAAGTATGGAATTCAATTTTTTCACCTTAAAACATGGATCCAAAGACAATTATATAACACCCTACATGTATGCTGGTTTTAGTGTATTTTATTTTAGTCCGAAAACACATTATAATGGGGAGCTGATATCCCTTCGTACCTTAGGAACTGAAGGACAAATTCCGGGTCAGGAATATAATGAAATCAGTACTTCCTGGTTAATCGGAGGAGGTGTCAAAATGGATGTAAGTGCAAATTGGAGTATCAATGTTGATTTGGGATATCGGGCTGCCAGGACAGATTTTCTAGATGATGTAAGCGGCTTTTACCCAGATTATACGGAGTTAAGAGCTAATCGGGGCGATTTGGCAGTTGAATTATCAGACCGATCCATAGCCGGTACAGATCAATCTAAAATAGGAGTGTCTGGATCTCAAAGAGGAGATTCAAAAGAAAAAGATGCATTTGTAAGTTTTGGCATTAATCTATTGTATTATTTTGGTAGATTAAGGTGCCCAGAAATATCCACCCCCAGATATTAA
- a CDS encoding ATP-binding cassette domain-containing protein has product MSNLLTLNQVVKEYNTFKAVDQVSFSVPESCIVGLLGPNGAGKTSLIRIITGITQADSGKVLLHGEDIYKIKNPSIGYMPEERGLYKKMKVGEQLIFLTRLRGLSKTDAERNVVFWMKKFQIESWWNKRVDELSKGMSQKVQFIATVSHNPKLIILDEPFSGLDPINTNLIKEEIIRLKNEGASILFSTHRMEQVEEMCEYIVLINKGKIVLNGEVNEVRNEFKEHLFEVKTENEVPDEIHERFELIAKSNKHYLIKVKDNQSTNEVLTWLIDHEVRIASFSELLPTFSEIFIKTVNETNHE; this is encoded by the coding sequence ATGTCAAATCTATTAACATTAAATCAGGTTGTAAAAGAGTACAATACCTTTAAGGCCGTAGATCAGGTAAGTTTTTCAGTGCCTGAATCTTGTATTGTAGGACTCTTAGGTCCTAATGGCGCTGGAAAAACTTCATTGATCCGAATTATTACTGGCATTACCCAGGCAGATTCTGGAAAAGTTTTATTGCACGGTGAAGATATTTATAAAATAAAAAATCCATCCATCGGATATATGCCCGAAGAACGGGGATTGTATAAGAAAATGAAAGTAGGAGAACAACTCATTTTCTTAACACGACTTCGGGGATTAAGTAAAACAGATGCAGAACGGAATGTAGTATTTTGGATGAAGAAATTCCAGATCGAATCTTGGTGGAATAAACGAGTAGATGAATTATCTAAGGGAATGTCGCAAAAAGTACAATTCATTGCAACTGTCAGTCACAATCCTAAATTAATCATATTGGATGAGCCGTTTTCTGGTTTGGATCCAATTAATACAAATCTAATTAAAGAAGAAATCATTCGCTTAAAAAATGAAGGTGCCAGTATTTTATTTTCTACACATCGAATGGAGCAAGTGGAAGAAATGTGTGAATATATTGTATTAATTAATAAAGGTAAAATTGTATTAAATGGTGAGGTTAATGAAGTAAGAAATGAATTTAAGGAACACTTATTTGAAGTTAAAACAGAGAATGAAGTTCCGGATGAAATCCATGAGCGATTTGAATTAATTGCAAAATCAAATAAGCATTATTTGATTAAAGTTAAAGACAATCAAAGTACAAATGAAGTATTAACCTGGTTAATTGATCATGAAGTAAGGATCGCTTCCTTTAGCGAATTATTGCCAACCTTTAGTGAGATATTTATTAAAACGGTAAATGAAACCAACCATGAATAA
- a CDS encoding ABC transporter permease: protein MNKLGLIISREYITKVKNKNFIITTLLTPLGFLVFFIVIGIIFSYEGSKTYRIAISDKSEMDFKLPENTKKFTFVKSSDPFDSLKALYLRGELDGILVLPKFAGVDVKAYTVFYYADKAMDIEIESSLENFLEDGIRNYKINLMSLQKEQLDKLQTDISIDPEPVSATEKDRSAYTSKIATFLGGAMGYVIFFIIFLYGASVMRSVADEKVNRIVEVIISSAKPIDLMLGKVIGVGLVGLTQILIWVILIPIIYIIGMSIAGIDVQQLQEASQSMSQQQPVDGEELANVLRELGNLNWLKIAFLFVFYFIGGYFIYASMFAAIGAAVGDDINDAQSLTILVTIPILLAMYVMFQAIRLPDSSLAIFSSLFPLFSPIVMPALLAFDPPWWQIICSLILLFAFSYFMIWMAARIYRTGILMYGKKASVKEIAKWIWRG from the coding sequence ATGAATAAACTTGGACTTATAATTAGCAGAGAATATATTACGAAAGTAAAAAATAAGAATTTTATTATTACTACGTTGTTGACCCCACTTGGTTTCCTTGTGTTTTTTATAGTAATTGGAATTATTTTTAGTTATGAAGGATCAAAAACATACAGGATTGCTATTTCGGATAAGAGTGAAATGGATTTTAAGTTACCAGAAAATACTAAAAAATTTACGTTTGTTAAATCTTCAGATCCATTTGACAGTTTAAAAGCATTGTATTTACGGGGCGAATTGGATGGTATTTTAGTGCTGCCTAAATTTGCCGGAGTAGATGTAAAAGCTTATACCGTTTTTTATTATGCTGATAAGGCAATGGACATTGAAATAGAATCAAGTCTTGAAAATTTCTTAGAAGATGGGATTCGAAATTATAAGATCAACTTAATGTCCCTTCAAAAAGAACAATTAGATAAATTGCAAACGGATATTTCTATTGATCCGGAACCAGTTTCTGCTACAGAAAAGGACAGATCCGCATATACTAGTAAAATAGCAACTTTTTTAGGAGGTGCTATGGGTTATGTGATTTTCTTTATAATCTTTTTATATGGAGCTTCTGTAATGCGATCAGTAGCAGATGAAAAAGTAAATCGAATCGTTGAAGTGATCATATCATCTGCAAAACCTATTGATTTAATGTTGGGCAAAGTAATCGGAGTAGGGCTTGTTGGTTTAACACAAATTTTAATATGGGTGATCTTAATTCCGATAATTTACATTATTGGAATGTCAATAGCAGGTATTGATGTACAACAATTGCAAGAAGCAAGTCAGAGTATGAGTCAGCAACAACCTGTAGATGGAGAAGAATTAGCAAATGTTTTACGGGAACTTGGAAATTTGAATTGGTTAAAGATTGCCTTTTTATTTGTTTTTTATTTTATTGGTGGTTATTTTATTTATGCATCTATGTTTGCGGCAATTGGTGCTGCTGTAGGAGATGATATAAATGATGCACAATCTTTAACAATACTTGTAACCATACCCATCTTATTGGCGATGTATGTTATGTTTCAGGCGATTAGATTACCCGATAGTTCATTGGCTATTTTTTCATCTCTGTTTCCCCTGTTTAGTCCGATTGTTATGCCTGCCTTACTTGCTTTTGATCCACCCTGGTGGCAAATTATATGCTCCTTGATTCTATTATTTGCATTTAGTTATTTTATGATTTGGATGGCTGCAAGAATATATCGCACAGGAATTTTGATGTATGGAAAAAAGGCAAGTGTAAAGGAAATAGCAAAGTGGATTTGGAGAGGATAG
- a CDS encoding ferredoxin--NADP reductase produces the protein MQFTSIKIKNKIQETKDAVSLVFNSSEFPNDFPHFIPGQHLTLKLNINNTEYRRSYSISSIFQESDLKITIKRVKQGIVSNYIFNELKEGDSIEISKPEGHFCLHPDPEKRHNYYFFAAGSGITPIYSMIQSILEFEPKSTLQLFYGNRNEEDIIFHKELEALKLKYEGQVFIEYTLSQLKTSILPFLSKANKKWAGWKGRINDQSISKFLGHFPARNISSYYYLCGPGEFIENAKSSLLNKKIDAKSIHAEYFTTPTSSVSIKPIQNLETVSLIVHLNQKTHELKIPGNKKILDSLLDAKLDPPFSCSSGACSTCIAKLIKGQVHMDVSLALEPEEIEQGYILTCQSRPLTAEIEIKY, from the coding sequence TAAAATTCAGGAAACTAAAGATGCCGTTAGTTTAGTATTCAATTCTTCTGAATTTCCGAATGATTTTCCACATTTTATACCGGGTCAACACCTTACACTAAAATTAAATATTAATAATACTGAATATAGACGTTCTTATTCTATTTCCTCTATATTTCAAGAATCCGACTTGAAGATCACTATAAAAAGAGTAAAACAGGGGATTGTTTCAAACTATATTTTTAATGAATTAAAAGAAGGTGATTCCATTGAAATATCAAAGCCAGAAGGTCACTTTTGCTTGCATCCGGATCCTGAAAAACGACATAATTACTATTTTTTTGCAGCGGGTAGCGGAATTACACCGATCTATTCTATGATCCAATCCATTTTAGAATTTGAACCAAAATCTACCTTGCAACTTTTCTATGGAAATCGAAATGAGGAAGATATTATCTTTCATAAGGAATTAGAAGCTTTAAAATTAAAATATGAAGGACAAGTATTTATAGAATATACTTTATCGCAATTAAAAACTTCTATCCTTCCATTTCTCTCAAAAGCAAATAAAAAATGGGCAGGCTGGAAAGGGAGGATAAACGATCAATCAATTTCTAAATTCCTGGGTCACTTCCCAGCAAGAAATATAAGCTCTTACTATTACCTCTGTGGTCCGGGAGAATTTATAGAAAATGCAAAAAGTTCCTTATTGAATAAAAAAATTGATGCGAAATCAATTCATGCAGAATATTTTACTACGCCCACATCCTCTGTTTCAATTAAACCCATTCAAAATTTAGAAACAGTATCACTTATAGTGCATCTTAATCAAAAGACGCACGAGTTAAAAATTCCTGGTAATAAAAAAATATTGGATAGTTTGCTGGATGCAAAATTAGATCCACCTTTTTCCTGCTCCAGTGGCGCATGCTCTACTTGTATTGCAAAACTCATAAAAGGTCAAGTGCATATGGATGTTTCCTTAGCTTTAGAACCAGAAGAAATTGAACAAGGTTATATCTTAACCTGTCAGTCAAGACCCTTGACAGCGGAGATAGAAATTAAGTATTGA